Below is a genomic region from Pyrococcus kukulkanii.
AAGAGCATATCCATTCAAAGACCTGCCCTTTGAGGACTTCATGAACGTTCTTAAGTATCTAGCAGGAGAGTACGCCGGCTTAGAAGAGAAGAAGGTCTACGCAAAGATATGGCTTGAAGACGGAAAGTTCGGAAAGAGGGGGAAGATGACGAGGGCAATCTACTACATGAACACTGGGACAATTCCTGATGAAGCGAAAATAGACGTCTTCACGGTAGATAAGAGGTACATAGGAACCGTTGAGGAAGAGTTCGCGGAGCACCTGATGCCAGGAGATATATTCGTTTTGGCAGGAAGAACTTACGAGTTCGTTAAGAGTAGGGGCAACAGGATATACGTCATACCCAGGGAAGGTGCAAAACCAACGATACCCTCATGGTTCTCGGAAATGCTACCTTTAAGCTTCGACCTAGCTCTGGATATACAGAGGTTTAGGAGAGAGGTAAAGTCTTTATTAGGTAATAAGAGGGCAAAATCATTCCTTATGAAGAAGTACAGGATTGATGAAGTTACAGCAAAGGCGATACTCTCCTACTTCAGGGAGCAGGCCAAGTACTCAATAATCCCAGACGATGAAACGGTTTTGGTGGAGGCAGTCAGGGATAGAAATGTTGTCAAGTACTTCTTCCACACCCTCGTCGGCAGAAGGGCCAATGATGCCCTGAGCAGGGCTTTTGCTTATATTATAAGCAAAAAGAAGAGGTGCAACGTTGGGGTCGCGATAACGGATAACGGCTTCATGCTCAAAGTTCCCGAGGATAAAGCCCTAACCCAGGAAGAAATTCTCGAATTATTTAAGCTGGAAAACCTTAGGGAAACCCTAAAGAGAGCCTTGGACAATACAGAACTGTTGAAGAGGAGGTTCAGGCATGTAGCGAACAGGGGATTACTAGTTCTGAGGAGGTACATGGGAAGGGAGAAGAGCCTAAGCAGACAACAGATTAACGCCCAAACCCTCCTGAACTTCCTCAAGAAGAATTATCCAGACTTTCCACTGCTCAAGGAGGTGTACAGGGAGATTATGGAGGACAAGATGGATGTTGAAAACGCTGAACTCTTTCTACGTTGGATAAGGGATGGTAAAATAAGGGTCATTATTAGGGAGCATGAGTATCCAAGCCCATTCGCGTTCAACTTAGAGGTCGTTGGGGCTAGCGACGTTGTCCTCATGGAAGATAGAAGGGAGCTGATAAAGCAACTGCACCAGAAGATAATGGCAATAATTAGTGATATCACCTAATTGCTATTACCTTACCTGCATGTAACTTCTCAAAATTGTTTCCAAATTTCTTCAAGAACATATTTTCTGCTCGAAGGCCTGTGCAATGTCCAGTGTAGACTTTTTTGATTCCTAATCTCTTTAAAGCATTCACCGTGTTATTTATTCTTTCTTCATTGGCATTTATCAAATGAAATCCCCCTACTACTGCATAAACCTTTTTAATTCCACTTATCTTCATAGCTTTCTTCACCATGCTAACTATCCCAGGATGAGAACATCCCCCAATAATTACCAATCCCTTTTCCGTGTTTATTGCCAGTCCTATCTCATCATTTATAGAATCAGGCACTATCTTACCATCCTTGAGTGTGTAAAGACCTAATGTCTGACTCTTTTCGAATTCAACTTTTTCATCTTCTGCAATTTCCCCTAAGGTGAATACCCCTGGCACTAGCCTAATAGGTTCTCTTGTCAGTATCCATATTCCCCCTAACTCCTCTATGGCCTCTTTGGAACCGCCACGTAACGGTGGGATCCCCGCATAAATGAACTCAGGCTCAAGGGCAAAGCTTATTTTGAATATTTCGGGATGAGCAAATATTGGAATTTCCTTATTTATCTCCTTCATAAGACCCAGTAAACCACCTGTATGATCAAAATGGCTATGAGAGAGAACTATCATGTCCACAGTTTTGGGTTCAATACTTAAGAGTTTCATATTAAACAGGATAGGCTCCGCATATGAGCCAGTATCAAAGAGTATCCTCCTACGCATATGCCCACTTCTAATTTCTATTAAGAAGGAAATTCCATGCTGCGCCCAGAATGGACTATTGTAGCCCGCGTAGTCTTCAGCAAGCACATAGATTATTAATTCGTTAACTTTCCCAATTTCCATAATATTCCATACCTCCCGAATATAGAAAGTGTCCCCTCCCCGACCGCCCCCCGGTCACCTTTCGCGGGGGTGTGAGAGGGGAGGGGTCATTTAATAGTTAACTTAAACAATTTTAAATTATTGCCTCTGTTGTTTGCTTATTAAAAATATGAACCTTTTGCATGTTAATTTTAAATTTTATTTTTTCACCTTCTTTTATGTTTTTGTTTGTCTTTGCCTTTATTGTAACGTTTCCGATCTTAATATGAAGTATCCGTTCACTTCCAAGATTCTCAATAATCTCAACAATGCCCCTTAAATCTCCCTCCCCAACAATAACGTCTTCTGGCCTTATTCCAAATATTATGGTCTTTTCAACAATGTTGGCTTCCTGGAGCACTTCAAACTGGTCCGGGAGTAGCTTGAGCTTGAATTCTCCGAAGTCTATAAAACCGTCCTCTCTTACAGTACCCTCAATGAAGTTCATTGGTGGTGTTCCTATGAATCCTGCGACGAATGTGTTTTTTGGTTTTTCGTAGACTTCTTCTGGTGTTCCTACTTGTTGGAGAATGCCCTTGTTCATTACTGCAATTCTATCACCCATGGTCATTGCTTCTACTTGGTCGTGGGTGACGTAGATTGTTGTGACTCCTAATTGTCTTTGGAGCTTTTTTAATTCAGCCCTCATCTTCACCCTTAACTTTGCGTCAAGATTACTCAAGGGTTCGTCCATCAGGAAGACTTTTGGTCTTCTCACGATTGCCCTCCCCAGGGCTACTCTTTGCCTCTGTCCTCCGGATAATTCCCTTGGCTTCCTGTTCAATAGTTCAGTAAGCCCCAGCATTTCAGCAACTTCCCTAACCCTCTTGTCGATTTCTTGCTTGGGTAATTTCCTAAGCTTGAGGGGGAATGCTATATTATCATAAACACTCATGTGGGGGTATAATGCATAGGATTGGAATACCATTGCCACATCCCTCTCCTTTGGAGGAACGAATACCCCCCTTTCAGCGTCAGCAACAACCTTGTCACCGATTATAATCCTACCCCTTGAAGGCTCCTCAAGCCCAGCAATCATCCTCAAAGTCGTAGTCTTACCACAACCCGACGGGCCCAAGAGAACCAAAAACTCACCATCCCCAACCTCCAAACTCAAATCCCTAACCGCAACAAACCCACCAAAGATCTTCCATACTCCTTCAAGCTTTACGCTTGCCATGTCTTTCACCTCTAAAAATGGAAATATGGAAGATCAAAGCCTTCTCTTTAGTAGGATTAATAATGCCAATCCGAGGATTGCTCCAGGCCCGCATATCCCTCCTTTAGTCGGTGATTGGGAAGATGGAGTTGGGGAGGTGCTTGGTGTAGTCGTTGAAGTCTGCGTTGTCGTAGTTTTCGTCTCTGTTTTTGTTTCCGTTTTTGTCTGGGTTGGAGTTTCCGTTCTTGTTGGTGTTGAAGTTTTCGTCTCTGTTTTTGTTTCCTCTGGTTTCTCTGGAGGTTTATATGCTCCCTTTATTACTGGGATCATCAAGACCGTTGCGAGCTTCTTCTCCTTTACATCGTAACTCTTGAGTTGCTCTTCCTGGGTTGGCTTAAATCCTGGGGGCACTAATAGATCTACCACTCTTGGCGCTAGACCGTCTATTACCGCTTGTGGCTCTGCTCCTCCTAGCTTCCACTGTTCAGCCTCAACAGCCACTGGTCTCCACTTATCAGGCCCATAACCATCTTGGCTTCCAACTAAGACCGCTAAGTATAGGCCGTAGGTAGCGTTAATCGTGAGGAATTTCTTTGGCAACTCCACCACTATTGCATTTCTAGTTGGATCAGCTGAGATCCTCATCTCCCCTTGGTACACGGTTCCATT
It encodes:
- a CDS encoding MBL fold metallo-hydrolase, which produces MEIGKVNELIIYVLAEDYAGYNSPFWAQHGISFLIEIRSGHMRRRILFDTGSYAEPILFNMKLLSIEPKTVDMIVLSHSHFDHTGGLLGLMKEINKEIPIFAHPEIFKISFALEPEFIYAGIPPLRGGSKEAIEELGGIWILTREPIRLVPGVFTLGEIAEDEKVEFEKSQTLGLYTLKDGKIVPDSINDEIGLAINTEKGLVIIGGCSHPGIVSMVKKAMKISGIKKVYAVVGGFHLINANEERINNTVNALKRLGIKKVYTGHCTGLRAENMFLKKFGNNFEKLHAGKVIAIR
- a CDS encoding ABC transporter ATP-binding protein, whose translation is MASVKLEGVWKIFGGFVAVRDLSLEVGDGEFLVLLGPSGCGKTTTLRMIAGLEEPSRGRIIIGDKVVADAERGVFVPPKERDVAMVFQSYALYPHMSVYDNIAFPLKLRKLPKQEIDKRVREVAEMLGLTELLNRKPRELSGGQRQRVALGRAIVRRPKVFLMDEPLSNLDAKLRVKMRAELKKLQRQLGVTTIYVTHDQVEAMTMGDRIAVMNKGILQQVGTPEEVYEKPKNTFVAGFIGTPPMNFIEGTVREDGFIDFGEFKLKLLPDQFEVLQEANIVEKTIIFGIRPEDVIVGEGDLRGIVEIIENLGSERILHIKIGNVTIKAKTNKNIKEGEKIKFKINMQKVHIFNKQTTEAII